From Triticum urartu cultivar G1812 chromosome 2, Tu2.1, whole genome shotgun sequence, a single genomic window includes:
- the LOC125536866 gene encoding bidirectional sugar transporter SWEET6b-like, with product MARERCVDETGGLLTINLLIKMVVEEGVGDIHLMNWPASEHRELKDGADRARFNNRGKRLSEVNASALSETTNHPASLVALKWPDGIIGNVISFGLFLSPVPTFWRIYKAKDVEEFKPDPYLATLMNCLLWFFYGLPIVHPNSTLVLTINGIGLVIEGAYIIIFIIYAAKNTRWKMLGVLAIEAAFMAAVVAGVLVGAHTHEKRSMIVGILCVIFGSIMYASPLTIMGKVIRTKSVEYMPFFLSLVNFLNGLCWTGYALIKFDIYITIPNALGTIFGLIQLILYFYYYKSTPKKGKNVELPTVLTKNTVTSGNVSVTVDK from the exons ATGGCCAGGGAGAGATGCGTCGACGAAACCGGTGGGCTGCTCACAATAAACCTGCTCATCAAGATGGTTGTGGAGGAAGGCGTTGGAGACATCCATCTGATGAACTGGCCAGCCTCGGAACACCGCGAGCTGAAGGACGGTGCGGATCGTGCCCGGTTTAACAACCGGGGCAAACGTCTCAGTGAAGTCAACGCCAGCGCGCTGTCGGAAACCACAAACCACCCAGCGAGCCTTGTAGCACTCAAGT GGCCAGACGGCATCATCGGCAATGTCATCTCCTTCGGCCTCTTCCTCTCCCCTGT GCCGACGTTCTGGCGGATCTacaaggccaaggacgtggaggAGTTCAAGCCGGACCCCTATCTGGCGACGCTCATGAACTGCCTGCTCTGGTTCTTTTACGGGCTCCCCATCGTCCACCCCAACAGCACCCTCGTCCTCACCATCAACGGCATCGGCCTCGTCATCGAGGGCGcctacatcatcatcttcatcatctacGCGGCCAAGAACACAAGG TGGAAGATGCTCGGCGTGCTCGCCATCGAGGCAGCGTTCATGGCTGCCGTGGTGGCCGGTGTGCTCGTTGGCGCCCACACCCATGAGAAGCGCTCCATGATCGTAGGCATCCTCTGCGTCATCTTCGGCTCCATCATGTACGCCTCCCCGCTCACCATCATG GGTAAAGTGATCAGGACCAAGAGTGTGGAGTACATGCCATTCTTCCTGTCGCTGGTGAACTTCCTCAATGGCTTGTGCTGGACGGGCTATGCGCTCATCAAGTTTGACATCTACATCACG ATCCCCAATGCCCTCGGTACAATCTTCGGCCTCATCCAGCTGATCCTGTACTTTTACTACTACAAATCGACCCCCAAGAAGGGCAAGAACGTTGAGCTGCCCACTGTCCTCACCAAAAACACCGTTACCAGCGGCAACGTCTCCGTCACCGTTGACAAATAA